AAGGAGGACACGGTGACAGTGAAGGAAATGTTCTCTTCCTTGCAGGGTTGCAAGATGGTGTTAGTCACCGCCAGGACCGTGGGAAGGGCTCAGTGTGTTAGCAACAGCCATGGCGGCTCTGGAGATGGGGATTTACCTGGGTAGCGGCCAACTGCAGGAAGTAATCGACCAGCTTGTCGGCGTTGTATTCGGGGCTGCGGGGGTCGTCTACCACCGGCTTATCACTGCACAGCGAGTCCCAGCACAGATCAGCTGGAGGGTTGTACATGTTGGGGAGCACACCTGCAGGTGACACCAGGGGTCAGGGGTGACCCAGCACCCCAGCCCCACCGTGGGGTCAAAGGCTGCCACCCCAACCCCCCAACCAGGACAGGCTCCAGAATTTGCAGGGCCCGGCGCAAAATGGAAAACCGGACCCTTGTTTGTAAATTATTAAGGATTTCAAGATGGTGACGGCGGAGCCTCAATGGGGCCCCCACGGAGCCCAGGTCGCCAGCTCACCAGTGAAGAGGTCAGTGGCTGGGGGAGGCAGGCTGGCACTGGCCCGCCACACTTGCTCCATCTCCCGCGTCTCCTTCCGCTCCTTCTTATCTTGATAATCCAGCCGCCCGAAGAACAAACCATCAAAACCCATCTAGGGATGGGGCCAGATTCAGAGCCACAGGAGAGAGCAAAATGTATCAGTGTCCGCCTTTCTCGCCAGCTTGGCaagagtagaaaaaagggaggCCCCCAGCTCATTTCCAAGCTCGGGGAAAGAGTCAGAAGGACAGCCCAGAGCCAGAAGCCACCTCCACCTACCCCAGCTCGGAAAGGAAGCTAGGTCGAAGTGGAAAGGGGGTGAGGCCTGGGTCAAGGGGACACTTCCCCTCCCCTGTTGAGGATGGATGGGGTCCGAGCACAGACAGGAAATGAAGCAGGTTTAAAAGCAGGACAGGCCTCCAGCTGCCACCAAGCTTGGGGAAGAGCCAGCTTGGAGCTGGAGCACAGCAGGGCCTGGGTCCCAAGCTGGAAAGGAATGGGTTTCATAGCTCTCCCAAGGGGTGGGATCCCAGGGGACTCCGGGGTGGGCCACCTGCCCGGTACTGGAGCACGGCGGGCGCCAGTGAAAGGCAGGGGCTTGACTGGCCACGAGAGGTGTCAGAGTGCGTTAGGGGGTGGGTCCAGTAGAGATCAGGGTAGCACCTGAGCGAAGAGCGAGGCCTGCTCCCGCGAGTGGCCGAATGGGTCGATGTGCCAGGCTACTCGGGGGCGGCCGTCACTGCCGAATGTGTTCTTCAGGAAGTGCAACCCAAGGGTCATCTGGTCCACGATGGCACCGTAGTGGGTGGTCGCCTCATCGTTCATCACCCAGCCGCCGTTGGCGAATTCCAAGCGCCCTGTTCAGGAAGGAGTATGGTGGGGGTCAGCAGTCAGGGCCAGGGGTAGAGTCCGGGGAGGTGCCCCACCACATATCCAGGCCACTTCCAGCCTGGTGTAGACAGATCTAGGACAGAGAGGCCCCTGCATGGCAAATTTCCCAGGGGAGCCCTGGAGGTGGGCCTTGCAGGATGCATAGGAGTTCTCCAGATAACAGGAAGTTCAGGCAGGCAGAACCCCACGCATGTCTGGCCTAAACATAGCCCACAGCCTGATATCATCTCAGAAGCCAGGGTGGTAGCCATGGAAACTGGGCTGGGCTTCCTCTTTTCACTTCCTTGGGGCAAGCTCACCCTGGCGCACCAGGTCCCGCACGGCCTCCTGCGTTGCATTTGTCTGCTGGAGCCACCAGCGGGAGAAGAAGGCCATCTCCACGTAGACAAAGCGGCGGGTGGGCtcagccaggagggcagagatcACCGAGTCCAGGATATACTGCACGCCTGCATGCTGGATGTCATTCTCGACTGTGGGTACAGGGATCGGGCAGTCGGGGGGCCGCAGAGCCAAGAGGGATATTCCTGACACAGGATCCCAGACTAGGCATGGCCCCACCCCAATGCCCAGGGCATCACAGGGGATTTGAGGGGCTCAGAGGGCCTGCAGAAGTCCCAGGGCCGGTCCCCACTGTACTCACTGCCGTAAAAGTACTGGTCCACCGTTTTGAGCCAGCCCACGTCATCGTGTGTGTGGGCCAACAAGTGCACATTGAGCATGTCTGGCTGCACCTTGGGGCACGTCTGCACAGAGACCCCAAAAACACACAGCCTGTCAGTATCCCCGGGAGGCCAGGGAGTGGGGAGCCACAGACAAGTCTTGATCCAGCAAGTGAGTGACTCCTTGAGGTGTGCAGGGAAAGCCAGACCCCTCCCTGGGAGGAAATGGATACAGCTCCCACTTGGCACAACCCCACAGAGCAGCTCTTGTTTACACCCTGGAGGTGGGGGcggaaataacaataatagtagCTGAAGTTCATTAAGCACTGGCAAGTGCCAGGCAGCCACCCTGGGACGTCAAATTATCCCCAGTTCCAGATGAGcgcacagaggctcagagagggaaagtgacttgcccaaggtcacacagccagggagTGGAGGAGCCCCGCTGGAACTCCGGGCAGGACAACTTCCAGAGTCCCGGCTCTCaaccagccccccaccccaccccctgcagtTCAGACCACCCCCTATCCCCCCAGTCACACACAGTTCTGTGCCTGCAAAATCCAGACAAGCCGAGGCGCGGGCACAGAGAAGAGCGGACAGACAGACGCAATCGCATTCTCAGACGCGCACAGTCAGACCTCTCAATGACACTCGCACTCAGGCCACCCTGTCACGGTGGCACCCGTTCGCTGGGCACCCCCAAAACAGACCAGCCACACCGCCGGCCCGGGCTCGGGTACGTTTCCGCCCGCCGGCCCCGCTCACCTCGTACCCCGCGGCCCGAGCGCCGGGCGCCTCCAGCAACAACAAAAGTAGGAAGGGGAGAGGCCGGAGCGGCGGCCGCGGCGGGCGGGAACTCGTCGGGGGCCCCGCTGCGCCCGGGCCGCCGCCGGCGCGGACCCTCTCAGCCCACGCGTCCGCGCCCATCGCTGCGCCGCCGACTCTCGGGGCTTCCCGGTCCCGCCGAAGCGGGACGAAGGCCCCGCCCCCCGAACCCGGTCTGGCCAATCAGCgccggcgggggcggggccgggcgggcCGGCGCGTCACGAGAGCCGGACCGTGGCCCTGGGGGCGCTGACTTGACCAAAGACTCCGGCTCCTCCTTGGCGTCTCAGAGCGCCCGTGTGTCCCCAAGGGACAGGGATCTCAGATTGTCCTACGGGTGCCCGGGTTGCCTGGCCGGGGGAAGGAGCGGTGCATGGGATCCTGGGGTGTCCCGTCCACCTTCAGGACTGGGGGCCGGGAGGGCCCGGGCTTGGCTGGAAGCAGGGCTTGACGGTGGCCTGCCCTGCACTGTGGGGACTGGGGTAGCTAAGCAAAGGAATTGCCTGTGGAGTGCTGGGGAGAGGAGCACTGGCTGGGAGGGTTCCCAGGGCACTACTTTCAGAATCTCTGCCCCCGGGGGTGAGATTCAGCTAGGGAGGGTGGGTGATGGGTGGATTAGGAGGGGCCTGAGCCTTTCTCTTGCCTTTCCCAATTCCAACCAGCCCATTCAGCCATTATCTCATTTCTCTGATAAGGAAAGCAAAGCTCAGCTTCCTCAGATCAGCAGTGCCTTCTGCTCGGTTGCCCAAGGGCAGAGTCACTGCCTTCAGGCAGGAGGCCCCTGAAACAAGCAAATAACCCCGGGGCCCCACCCCAGGTCTGACTGAGTGGAGGTCCTGGAGATCTTCCACACCGGGAGGGGCACCCCCAATGCACCAAAAGGAGGTCGCAGAGGAGAGTCAAAGTGAAAAACTTTATTAACGGTTTCAACAAGAAAACAGGCAGAAGCACCTAGAAACGTGGACAGCTCCTTCAGCAGCAGGCCGGGGGGAGGAGGAGGCGGGAGGGGGTAGGCCTACCAAGTTACCCTCTGTGCCTCCGTAAAAGTGGGGGCCAGGCAAAGGGCCAGGTTCCCTCCATTCAGCTGGGACCCCGAGGCCCTCCTCACCCAGGGAAGCCCATGACAGCAGCTGAGGGCAGGATGCTGAGCAGCCAAAGGCCAAGCCTGGGGAAAGGGGGCTATATGGCGGCCGGGATGGGACCCAGCTGGCCTGGCATCACCAAGGGGGCGTCATGGGCTGCGGGTTCTGCAGATAGGACATCACCACTGCAGAGATGGACAGCCTGAGATGGGAGAGACGTGTCAGTCGGGGTCCAGGACGGGCAGGCCTGGGCCCCCCACCTCCACTACTCAGGAGACCCTCCTTTTCTAGGCCCCGGCTCACATGAAGCTACTCATCATCTGCTTGGTGTCCTCTGAGCTCCGGGAGTTGGCAAAGCTGATGAAGGAGCAGTAGACGGCGACCCAAGCACACCACttcagctgggggggggggggtaggtgATGGGTGGATTAGATGGGCGAGTGGCTCCCCAGTGTGCCCTGCAAGCCTTAGGCCCAGGCCCCCTGAAACCAGTTCCAACCCCGATTCCCGCTGGCACAGCTcaggccctgcctcctcccccagTCTCCCAAGTCCCACCCCCTCATAGCCTATTCCAGGTATCCCATTTCAGATCTATTCCGGGTCCTGCGTCTCTGGCCCCACGATGTCCTCCCTCAGGCCCAAGAAGACTGGCCTCTGACATTGTCCATCATGCTAAGGACCTCGCCCTTTCTCCATCTGCCCCTCCAAGTTGTTTCAAAATCTGGTCCAGGCTCAGACCCACCTCCGACTTACCCACTCTGGCCCCGCCCTCGGGATGCTCCTTCGGCTCCGGCTTTCTGATCCCGGCGTCACCCCGGCCCCACCCCTGGAGCAGTTCAAACCCTGATCTTCCTATCGCCCCCTCATTGCCCCGCGGACCTGCTACATCCCACCGTCTGGCCCCCTGGCTCTCAGGCCGGACCCCGCCCCCGGCCAAGCTCAGGCCCCGCCCCTCGGCCCTGCCACGCCGCGAACCCGCCCCCCCGGCCTCCTCCTCAGACTCAGCCCGCCCACCTTAAGCATGAGGCCGCACATGCTGAAGATCATGCCGAGGAGGTTCATGTAGTCCGGCGTCGGGTCGTCCAAGGCCGGGTTACACTCGCTCGGCGGGGGCTTGTACCTGCGGCGGGCTCGAGGGTCAGGGACGCCCaagtcccacccaccccccacgtCCGAGCCCCGTTGCCATGACGCTGGGGTTCCTCACCTCAGCACCTTGTTCGGCCTCCGTGGGTCCGACATATTGTTCGTGGACATAGCCGACAGAAGTCCAGGTCGCGCCTCTTCCGCCGTGGAGGCGACGACTTCCGGCGAGAAAGCGGAGGGCGGCTTTTAGAGTAACACCCGCAGCGTTGCACTTCCGGTCGTCGCGGCGGGGTCCGGGGGGACCCCCAAGCAAGAGGACGAAGTTTTAGAAGAGACCCAAAGGCTCCCTGAAAACAGGAAGTGGGGGAAATATCTGGAAGCGGGCTTCAGTATTCCCGGCACGATCTCgaaaaagaggaaatttgaacCCGGAAGTGAGAAACAGGAAGTAGGCCTTGGGGGGACAATAATAAGGTGACACCCGAGCGTGGTTTCCGAGAGCTCGAAAGCCTCAGGACGTGCCGACATAAGGCGGTGAGGAAGGGGAGTCGGAGTCATGGCCTTTCCTGAGCCGAAGCCGCGGGCCCCCGAGCTGCCGCAGAAGCGGCTGAGGACGCTGGACTGCGGGCAGGGGGCGGTGCGAGCCGTGCGGTTTAATGGTGAGCGCCCTCGTTTCGTTCTGGGTCCTCCTCCCGCCGCCTGAGGTCGCGGCCCGGTCACCCCCGCCTGGTGTTCCCCAGTGGATGGCAATTACTGCCTGACGTGCGGCAGCGATAAGACCCTGAAGCTGTGGAACCCGCTGCGAGGGACGCTGCTGCGGACGTACAGCGGCCACGGCTACGAAGTGCTGGACGCGGCCGGGTGAGCCGGGGGCGAGGCCGACATCGGGGCGCTGGGGCTGGGGGCCGAGACCGACGCTGACCTTCCATCCCCGCCCTTCCTTCCAGCTCCTTTGACAACAGCAATCTCTGCTCCGGCGGCGGGGACAAGGCCGTGGTGCTGTGGGACGTGGCGTCAGGACAGGTCGTGCGCAAATTCCGGGGCCACGCGGGGGTGAGTGCGAGCCAGGTGGCCCTCACTGGAGCGGGGGGTGGCCGAAGGGAGCCACATCAATGCAAAAGTGACAAGGACAAACCTGCTCCTGTTCCTTGTGGCAGGCACTCGccaagcccagcccagcccttgcCGTTCCCCAGAAGCTTTTTGTCGCCCCTGCCCTTAGCCTTTGCCCTTGCTTTTACCTGTTCTGGGAACCCTGCCTATATCCCTGTCCCAGTCTTCCAAAGCCTAGCCCCTTTTGAGCAGCATTTCCTGTTTCCCAGAAGGTGAACACGGTGCAGTTTAACGAAGAGGCCACGATGATTCTGTCCGGTGAGTCTAGGGCCAACACAGGGGGACCAGGGTGCTCTCCCCATCCCACCAAACTTGACTTCAGCTTCACACCGGCCTCACAGGCTCTATCGATTCCAGCATCCGCTGCTGGGACTGCCGCTCTCGGAAGCACGAGCCAGTGCAGACGCTGGACGAGGCCAGGGACGGCATATCCAGTGTGAAGGTGTCAGACCATGAGGTCCTGGCAGGGTGAGCAGAGCCAGGAGCTCGCCCCTCCCTAGGTGCCGTGGGAATCACAGCTGCCTCTACGCTGAGATTAAAGTCTAGTCCTGGCAAGGCCCTGCCAGGTCTGGCACCTGCTGACCCCTcgatttttattcatttgccagCCTCAAAATTCTACTTATGAATTCAATTCATTTCAACCCAATGACAGTGACCGAGGGTTTTCCATGGCTTGCCCCGCACAGGACCCCCCCAGGTCAGCAGTGAAGGGTGCACAGAAGAGTAGACCAGCCTCACCATTAGGGCCcttggtggggaggtggggggcagggacacCCAGGCCTGGAGTTATTGGGCCCAGTTCACATTTCAGCTGGATTCACTGTCTCCTGCAGCTCTGTAGATGGCCGGGTGAGGCGTTATGACCTGAGGATGGGACAGCTCTTCTCAGACTACGTGGGCAGTGAGTGTGGCCCGGGGTGGAGCAACGGGCAGGGCAGGGCACACAGAGACAGCAGAAGGGGCCCCAGCTTCAtgtgcctccctcccttccccccaggTGCCATCACCTGCATCTGCTTCAGCCGGGACGGACAGTGCACCCTGGTGTCCAGCCTGGACTCCACGTTGCGGCTTCTAGACAAAGACACGGGGGAGTTGCTGGGCGAGTGAGTCCCCGGGGTCGTGGGATACCGCCCCCTCCACCCTGACCGGTGAGGCCCAAGTCCCCCTGACCCTGCCGTCTGCAGGTACACTGGCCATAAGAACCAGGAGTACAAGCTGGACTGCTGCCTGAGCGAGCGGGACACACACGTGGTCAGCTGCTCTGAGGACGGGCAGGTCTTCTTCTGGGACCTGGTGGAGgtgagccccaccccaccccaccccctccaccacaCACATACTCTCTCTGCAGCCCAAATGCCACAGGCCTTTACCCTGGTCACTCCCAGGCCTGAAGAAGGGAGTGGGTGTTCCAACtggggtcttgaaggatgagtaagaaGACGGGTGGGGAGGATGTTCCAGAcagggaacagcatatgcaaaggctTGGAGGGGGATACAGTGGTCAGGAGATGCAGTCAGCCCTCATTATTCAGGGACTCCATATCTGCAGTcacctacttgctaaaatttatttgtaaccccaaaatcAATGTTCGTAGAGCTTTGGCAGTCATTCGCAGACATGCACAGAATGGCAAAAAATCAGAGCCGCCCAACACGCATGTTCCCAACTAAGATGGAACAAGGAAACACTCCATCTGCTTGCTTCAGCTCTCATTCTGTAAACAAGCGTCCTTTTTCTGGTAGATTTAGTGCCGCACTTactgcatttttgtgctttttgttgctGATTTCGCTGTTTAAAACGGCCCCCTAAGCATAGCACCAGGAGACTGGgatgtgccttatggagaaaatacagGTGTTAGATCAGCTTTTTCTAGGCTAAGTTCTATATAGTGTTGGCCGTGAGTTCCGTGCTAGGGATTTCACAACGTATGTTTTAAATAAGGTTTCCTTAAACAGAAACACAAGTAAAGCAAGTTACATAGCGGTCAGTTGATGGAAGTGTGACCAGAAGCTGGCAGGAAGCTaaccctgccctgcccctgggAGCCGTGGGCATTTGCCCGTTTGTTGTTCACGGCAGCTTTATAGGACAGAACTACCATGAATAACTAGAATCAGCTGTACAAGTTCTTCAGGATGGCAGGAGCGGCAGGAACAGCAGGGTCGAGATCAGACAGGGCCTCAGATGCCAGGCTCAGGGCTCCCCGTGGGTGAGGGGGAGCCGAGGGGGACATCTGACCCTGGGCCAGACGGGACCGTAGTTGTCCAGGAAACCTGAACTGTGTCTGAGCAACCCCACAGGTTCCAGCCCTTGAGGATTCCCAGTCTGAAGGGGGAGGCAGGCTGGGCACGGACCGTCCTGGTTCAGTGGGGGTGAGGGCCAGGGAGCTCACGGAAGGAGACATTGGGGCCAGGGCTCACCTGGGACAGTCAAGTCTCCGGGAGGGTAGAGGGAGGGTAGAGAGGAGGGTGCAGATGTCCCACCTGCTTGTCATGGGCCCTGTAGACTTGAAGTCCTCTGGAGGAGAGGGACGTTTTCGAGGTAGAAAGGGGAACCGTGGCTCACTTGAGGAAACATGTAACATCCTGCCGTGGCTGTAGGGTGATGAGACAGGCTAGGGTCACTGGGGCTGCAGAGCAGGCTGGTTGGGGTGGACAGCGCCAGGGAGACGGGGACGCTGGGAGCAGGCCACAGTGGGCTCTGAGCAGGGTGGGGACTGGAAAGGGGAACAGAAGTGGTCTCTGGACATGTCCTAAAGGCAGAGCCAACAGGAGTCACTGAGAGGGATGTGAGGTGAGAGGAAAAACAAAGCCCCCCGAGGTGTTTGTCCTGAGCCCCTGGTAGCGTGGGGCGATGGAGGGGCTGGACCAGATGGACTGGGTGTGTTGGTTTGCTAACGCTGATGAAATACAATGcagcagaaatgggttggcttttacaagggggatttgttaacttacaagcttatagTTCCGAAgcgtgagaatgtccaaattgaggcatcgtCAGATGACATCCAGGCTTCTCGTCACGTGGGAGGCACACAGCCAGCATCTGCTAGTTCTCtccctgggttttgttgctttctgcCTCTGGCTTCGGTGGCTACCTCTccgttttctgtgtgtcctctctcactGCCTCTGAagacttttttctgtgttttattctcttataaaggactccagtaagaggatttaatccaccttgaatgggttgggtcacatctcagttgaagtaacaaaaccaaaagttcccatccacaggaggtctgcacccatagggatggattaaaagaacatgatttttgggggtacatacagcttcaaacgaGCACACTGAGTTGGCGGTGTTCGGAGTGACCGGACTTGGGGCCAGGCGGTGGGGAGAGGGACGCCTGGGAACCTGCCCACTGATAATGTTCCCGCTTGCTTGTCCCACAGGGTGCCCTGGCGCTGGCCCTGCCCGTGGGTTCCGGGGTGGTGCAGTCGCTGGCCTTCCACCCCACCGAGCCCTGCCTGCTGACCGCCATGGGGGGCAGCGTCCAGTGCTGGCGGGAAGAGGCCTACGAGGCTGAGGGCGGAGCAGGCTGACGTGGGGGGCACCCCAAGGACAGAGAGACACTCAAAGGCCAGCAAGGACTGTTTATTCCAGAGACGCTGCTGgctgaggaggagaggaaggggttTCCACTCTAATAAATAGAGGAGGGGGCCAGCCTCTCACGGCCACGGCCCTTCAGTCCTCGTTTTTCTCTGGTGTAAAGGCGTCTACCTTCCGCGCAAAGGTTTCGGCCACGAGCAGAGGGAAGACAAGGGAGGCATCAGCATAGACCTGCGGGGGAGGCGGGGGGCCTGGTGAGCCTGCGGTCCACACCCGCAGCCCTGTCCCCACCCGCCTGCCGGCCCTCACCTTGACCGGCTGCGCGTCCACCCGGATCTTGCCCCAGGAGACGGCTTCGTCCGGCCGGGCACCGGAATCGGAGCCATCGAACTCCTGGGCCGTGTTGATGTAGACGGCGTAGTCAGCCCCGTTCCGCTGTGGGGAGGGCCGGGAGAGGCTGGGTCAGTCACAGGAGATGGATGGGCAGACAGACAcggaggcaggggcagggcacCCACGGCCAGAGCCAGCAGAGCACAGAGGGCCGGTGGGCACACGGCCGAGGGCGTATCCCACCGCCATGCCCCAGCACAGATGAAGGGACGCAGGGGCTGCTGGGCAGGTGGTGGGGGGCGCTGCCCCATACCCACCTGGGACCAGGTGTCAACAGGTCCACAAAAGCTGCCACCAGCCCTGTCTTTGGAACATCTGCAAATCCCACATCTCAGCTCCCCAGCTCCCACCCTCTACCCCCCACAGCAGCCGGAGGGCGACTGTGAACTCCCAAGTCAGGTCACGTCCCTCCTCTGCTTGGAGACCTCCATGGCTCCCACTTTCTTCAGAGTCAAAGCCTGAGTCCTGCTCGTGGAACCCGAGGCCCCACACCACCTGCCCCGTCGCCTCCCCACACTCTCCCTCCTCCtggctgcctcagggcctttgcactggctgttccctaTGCCAGACAACCACATGGCTCACGGGAGGCACCTCCCAGAAGGGCCCCCCTCACGCACCCCTTTCTCTTGCTGCCCTGTCCCAGCTCCCTATTTCCTCCACAAGGACTTCAGTCTCAAGAGGGCAAGGCAAGGTCCTTCCAGTCCAGCCCACCCCCGCCGCCTCCCCCAATGCAGCAGAAGGGATGGGCCCTGCCCCAGCGCCCTCACCATGAGGTTGGCGTTGGCGATGTGGTGCTTGACCAGGCCCCCGCCCAGGAGGATCATCCCAGAGCGCTTGGCAAAGATGGCCTGGGTGTTGATGAGCCTCAGGTCTGGGAAGTAAGGGGCGGCCGTCAGGCTGTGAGCCCGGCCAGCCGCCTCCCCGTCCCCCTGCCGCAGCCCCAGCCCTCACTCACCCTCCACGATGTCCAGGACCAGGCCCGGGTTCTTGTAGGAGTGGAAGAAGATCATGTCTCCCAGCGAGCCGTCCGTGAGTGCCGGGCTAAACACGGGGATGTGGTTCTGGGAGAGGGCAGGGCGGGACAGGGGTTGGAGCCCCCAGCCCAGAGCGGGGGCCACGTTCCTCTCCCAGGTTCATCCCTTCCTCTCTGCAGGGGCAGGGGCCACAACTCCTCTGGGCTCAGATCCCTCA
Above is a window of Choloepus didactylus isolate mChoDid1 chromosome 25, mChoDid1.pri, whole genome shotgun sequence DNA encoding:
- the WDR83OS gene encoding protein Asterix; this encodes MSTNNMSDPRRPNKVLRYKPPPSECNPALDDPTPDYMNLLGMIFSMCGLMLKLKWCAWVAVYCSFISFANSRSSEDTKQMMSSFMLSISAVVMSYLQNPQPMTPPW
- the WDR83 gene encoding WD repeat domain-containing protein 83; translation: MAFPEPKPRAPELPQKRLRTLDCGQGAVRAVRFNVDGNYCLTCGSDKTLKLWNPLRGTLLRTYSGHGYEVLDAAGSFDNSNLCSGGGDKAVVLWDVASGQVVRKFRGHAGKVNTVQFNEEATMILSGSIDSSIRCWDCRSRKHEPVQTLDEARDGISSVKVSDHEVLAGSVDGRVRRYDLRMGQLFSDYVGSAITCICFSRDGQCTLVSSLDSTLRLLDKDTGELLGEYTGHKNQEYKLDCCLSERDTHVVSCSEDGQVFFWDLVEGALALALPVGSGVVQSLAFHPTEPCLLTAMGGSVQCWREEAYEAEGGAG